A single genomic interval of Spinacia oleracea cultivar Varoflay chromosome 6, BTI_SOV_V1, whole genome shotgun sequence harbors:
- the LOC110776785 gene encoding protein FAR1-RELATED SEQUENCE 5-like encodes MENLIRSVIQSTQTIQVPVEPDIQDATMEDVLYNCIENNALAQEREEEEAMEAEEQDIISDSEVIAITEPDQDIVGTQMGYTAETVEELLGFYQKHASAVGFSIRKGNTRFKVGTRIVLEKTYVCSAAGVTNNGKNKKTKVQTVVPVVPKKERKPRQVSITRTQCRACLRVKMNSEGRYEVVNHVIMHNHDLTRSQWHYLHRFERQITEEKREAIETMQKSGLSSMASFNYMAIEAGGEENLGHSKKDHLNYCTRLKMKQIEGGDAQAVTDIMCLELEGDPNFFFRFRLDEKGKLRSLFWRDSMMMEDYGIFGDIVVFDTTYRTNRYNLICAPIVGINNHWNNCMFGCAFIGDEKIESFVWLLQTFKKSMGGKSPISIFTDQYAAMNNVINQVFPDSRHRLCVWHLHQNAITRFGALKRDPTFKKTFNYCLYKCVTVVEFETNWRSMLQQYELIGEEWFTNVYDLREKWCPALSKDFFSAGILSSQRSESTNHAIGFRANRTTILTDFYRLFKENTEFYVVSIDEEPWSAQRVTYIHESQTVSCTCKNFEASGWLCYHCIRILHLHSVNRIPEQYIKKRWTKSAKSSVWNKLENEKPEEVQHTPWRQTMARKYYNLILKSQSNEETRTLMEDGYAASVSLVDELLASLNVSNTEDASTTETSATAAPETSATVAPETSATAAYETNSAPAGTHATTTSDTSVQQATSSEPATNTATEPPMVLDLERCTTKGRNKRPRGPLVKKKKGKTAAPPTADFGTITPNLRLF; translated from the exons ATGGAAAACCTAATTAGGAGTGTGATTCAATCCACTCAAACAATTCAAGTTCCTGTTGAACCTGATATTCAAGATGCAACAATGGAGGACGTTCTCTACAATTGCATCGAAAACAATGCTTTGGCACAGGAACGTGAAGAAGAGGAGGCAATGGAAGCTGAAGAACAAGAtattatttctgattctgaag TAATTGCAATAACAGAACCGGATCAAGATATTGTTGGAACACAGATGGGATACACTGCCGAAACAGTGGAGGAACTGCTAGGTTTCTACCAAAAACATGCTAGTGCGGTTGGATTTTCCATAAGGAAAGGAAACACGAGATTCAAAGTTGGGACAAGAATCGTGCTTGAAAAGACATATGTTTGTTCAGCAGCAGGAGTAACAAACAATGGAAAGAACAAAAAGACAAAAGTGCAAACAGTTGTTCCTGTAGTgcccaaaaaagagagaaaaccaAGGCAAGTTTCGATCACGAGAACTCAATGTAGGGCTTGCTTGAGAGTGAAAATGAATTCTGAAGGCAGATATGAGGTTGTTAATCATGTGATAATGCACAACCATGATTTAACTAGAAGTCAATGGCACTACTTGCATAGATTTGAAAGGCAAATAACGGAAGAGAAGAGGGAGGCAATTGAAACTATGCAAAAATCTG GTCTATCATCCATGGCTTCCTTTAACTATATGGCAATTGAAGCTGGAGGTGAAGAAAATTTAGGACACTCGAAGAAAGACCATCTAAATTACTGCACGAggttaaaaatgaagcaaatagAAGGAGGTGACGCACAAGCAGTAACTGACATAATGTGTTTAGAGCTTGAAGGTGACCCAAACTTCTTTTTTAGATTTAGATTGGATGAAAAAGGCAAATTAAGGAGTTTGTTTTGGAGGGACTCTATGATGATGGAAGACTATGGAATTTTTGGAGATATAGTGGTTTTTGACACAACCTATAGAACAAACAGGTATAACCTAATTTGTGCTCCAATAGTAGGAATAAACAACCACTGGAACAATTGCATGTTTGGTTGTGCATTCATAGGAGATGAAAAGATTGAGTCGTTTGTGTGGCTTCTacaaactttcaaaaagtcaatGGGAGGAAAAAGTCCAATATCAATCTTTACAGATCAATATGCAGCAATGAACAATGTCATCAATCAG GTTTTTCCAGATTCAAGACACAGATTATGTGTATGGCATTTGCATCAGAATGCTATTACCAGATTTGGGGCATTGAAACGAGATCCAACTTTTAAGAAGACATTCAACTATTGCTTATATAAGTGTGTCACAGTAGTTGAATTTGAAACCAATTGGAGATCAATGCTGCAACAATATGAGCTGATAGGGGAAGAGTGGTTTACAAATGTATACGATTTGAGAGAAAAATGGTGCCCTGCGCTAAGCAAAGACTTCTTTTCAGCTGGGATTTTGTCTTCACAACGAAGTGAAAGCACTAATCACGCCATCGGATTTAGAGCAAACAGAACAACAATTTTAACTGATTTCTATAGATTGTTCAAAG AAAATACTGAGTTCTATGTTGTGTCCATTGATGAAGAACCTTGGTCTGCACAGAGAGTAACATACATCCACGAGAGCCAGACAGTATCATGTACGTGTAAAAACTTTGAAGCTTCGGGATGGTTGTGCTACCACTGCATTAGGATATTGCACCTTCATTCGGTTAATAGGATTCCAGAACAGTACATCAAAAAGAGGTGGACAAAATCTGCCAAGTCATCGGTTTGGAACaaattagaaaatgaaaaacCAGAAGAGGTGCAGCACACACCTTGGCGCCAAACCATGGCTAGGAAATACTACAACCTTATCTTGAAAAGCCAGTCAAATGAGGAGACAAGAACCCTTATGGAGGATGGTTATGCCGCTAGTGTGTCTCTGGTTGATGAACTTCTAGCATCATTAAATGTTTCAAACACTGAAGACGCTTCAACCACAGAAACAAGTGCAACAGCAGCACCTGAAACAAGTGCAACAGTAGCACCTGAAACAAGTGCAACAGCAGCATATGAAACAAACTCAGCACCAGCAG GTACTCATGCAACAACAACAAGTGATACAAGTGTACAACAAGCAACAAGTTCTGAACCTGCAACAAACACAGCAACTGAACCTCCTATGGTGTTGGATCTTGAACGTTGCACAACAAAAGGAAGGAACAAAAGACCACGAGGACCGCTTGTCAAAAAGAAGAAGGGAAAAACTGCAGCGCCTCCAACAGCAGACTTTGGAACAATAACTCCAAATTTGAGATTATTTTGA